A single genomic interval of Hyphomicrobium methylovorum harbors:
- a CDS encoding response regulator transcription factor, whose translation MLLAVVQFAAEADGIEKVAMSATVLTPIKNDVHGLKRGTKFIFLPRYSTNVSLIGPRIPGAPVVFPRRRARFARNICSFIFLLEKLLQPIGVPIRTRNIHNLGVAPDLESAKLSYICCMRIFICAMPMDDILNPAKASVLTQRETQCVQALAHGLSNSEIAKELHIALPTVAMHLSNARHKLGAKTREHAVALAIADGLVAPPSQD comes from the coding sequence TTGTTATTGGCCGTCGTGCAGTTTGCTGCAGAGGCCGACGGAATTGAGAAGGTTGCGATGAGCGCAACCGTGCTGACGCCCATAAAAAACGACGTCCACGGACTAAAACGCGGTACAAAGTTCATTTTTCTGCCCCGTTACTCAACAAATGTCAGCCTAATCGGCCCACGCATTCCGGGTGCGCCAGTCGTCTTCCCTCGACGCCGAGCGCGTTTTGCTCGGAATATCTGCTCATTTATTTTTTTGTTGGAAAAGCTATTGCAACCAATAGGTGTGCCCATAAGGACACGAAATATTCATAATTTGGGGGTTGCGCCTGATCTCGAGTCGGCGAAACTGTCATATATTTGCTGCATGAGAATATTTATTTGCGCCATGCCGATGGATGACATTTTGAATCCTGCAAAAGCCTCCGTCCTCACGCAGCGGGAGACGCAATGCGTGCAGGCACTGGCGCACGGCCTTTCCAATTCGGAAATCGCGAAGGAATTGCACATCGCTTTACCGACCGTTGCCATGCATCTCAGCAATGCCCGGCATAAGCTTGGAGCCAAGACGCGCGAACATGCCGTGGCGCTCGCCATTGCCGATGGCTTGGTCGCGCCGCCCAGCCAGGATTAG